The genomic segment GCAGCGGCTAGCAGCCACGCGTATTGAAACGCGGTCTCCTGCCATCCCCGGTAGCGGCCACTGACGCCGCCGTGGCCCGCCGCCATCTGTGTCTTGAGCAACACCCGGTTGCCGCCGGCATTGGCGTACCGCAGCGCCGCAACCCATTTGGCCGGCTCCACGTAGTAGACCCTGGTGTCGTTCAGCGAGGTCATCGCCAGAATGGCGGGATAATTCTTCGTCTCAACGTTCTCGTAGGGCGAGTACGACTTCATATACGAGTAGACCTCGCTGTCGCTCAGAGGATTTCCCCATTCGTCCCACTCGGTGACGGTTAGCGGCAGCGACGGATCCAGGATCGTGGTCAGCGGATCGACGAACGGGACCTGAGCGAGGATCCCGGCGAACAGGTCCGGCGCCAGGTTGGCCACCGCACCCATCAGCAGCCCACCCGCACTGCCACCCAGTGCCACCAGCTCGCGCGGACGGGTCACTCCCGAGTCCACCAAATGCTGTGCCGCCGCGACGAAGTCGGTGAATGTGTTCTTCTTCTCCAGCAGCTTTCCATGCTCGTACCAGAGCCGGCCCATCTCTCCCCCACCACGGACGTGGGCGATGACGAACACCATTCCTCGGTCCAGCAGCGACAACCGTGCGATGGAAAAGGTTGGATCCGTGCATATCTCGTAGGCGCCGTACCCATAGATGAGGGTGGGCGCCGGGAATTCGAGGCCGGCACGGTGCACGATCGAAACGGGGATGCGGGTACCGTCGGAGGCGACTGCCCAGTCACGCCGCTCGACGTAGTCGCTCGGCCGGTAGTCACCGAGTACGGGTTGCTCACGCAACAGGGTGCGCTCGCCGGTGCCCAGGTCGACGTCGTACACCCGCAACGGCGTGACCAGAGACCCCGCCCTGATCCGCAGCTTGGGCGAAACCCAGTTCGGATTGCCGCCCAGGCCCGACGACATCAGTTCAGAATCGAATGCGATCTCCTCGGGCTCGCCATACTCGCCATCAGAACCGATGGGCCACAACTGGATTCGTGGCAATGCCGCGCGCCGGTAACTGATCACGAGGTGACCGGCAAAGGCGTCCGCGGCTTCGAGCCGAACGTCGTCGCGGTGCGCGACCAGGGTGCGCTGTTGCGTGGGATCGCTGACCGGAGCCTCGGTGAGCGTGAAGTTCACCGCGCCGTCGTTGTGCAGGATCAGGAAGCGATCCTGTCCCCCGACCACCGCATGCTCCACCGAGTATTCGACACCTTCACGACGCGGCAGCACGACGGTGAACTCGGCCTGCGGGTCGGCGGCGTCGGCGTAGCGCACCTCGGATGTGATCGACGAACCCGAGGCAATGAACACATACGCCTCGCTTCGGCTCAGTCCCGCGCCAAGCCAAAACCGTTCGTCTGCTTCGTGGTACACCAGTTCCGCCGGCTCTGTTGAGCCGAGCCGATACCGCCACACCTTGTCCGGGCGGTGGGCATCGTCCAGGGTCAGGTAGTACACGGTCCGATTGTCGGCCGCCCACGTCACTGCGCCCGCGATGTCGGCGATTTCGTCCGGATACTTTTCGCCTGTCCGTAAGTCCTTGAACCGCAGTGTATACCGTTCGTCGCCGATGACGTCGACGGAATATGCGAGCAGATTAGCGTCGAGGCTGACCAGCGCGGCGCCCAGGGCGAAGAAGTCGTGCCCGTCGGCCTCTTCATTCGAATCGAGCAGCACCTGCTCGCCCGGTATTTCGGTGTTCTCGTCCAGAACCGGCGGGTCCCAGTCATCGGGATTCGATACTGGACAACGACATTGGACGCGGTACTGCTTCCCCTCAAAGGTGCGCGAGTAGTACCACCAGTCGCCTTGCCTGGTCGGCACGGACAAGTCGGTTTCCTTGGTGCGCGCCTTGATCTCGTCGAAGATCTTTTGCCGCAGCGGTTCCAGGTGGACAAGGGCCTGGTCGACGTAATCGTTCTCGGCCTCAAGGTAAGAAATGACTTCGGGATTCGATTTCTCGCGCAGCCACTCGTACGGATCGACGAACACATCGCCGTGGTGCTCGCGTATGGTGTCGATCCGTTTCGCGATAGGCGGGGTACCGGCCGCCGTCATGCGGCGGGGCCGATCCAGTCACCGAAACTCAAGCCGGAAATCCTTTCGTAGGCATTGATATAACGGTCGCGTGTGGCGGCGACGATGTCGTCCGGCAACGGTGGTGGCGGTTCCGTTCCATAACGATCCCAGCCGGACGCGGGGCTGGTGAGCCAATTGCGGACGAACTGCTTGTCGAAACTGGTCTGAACCACCCCGACGCGGTAATCCTCGGCAGGCCAGTACCGCGAGGAGTCCGGGGTGAAGATCTCGTCGGCCAGCAGCAGGTTGCCGTCACGGTCGGTGCCGAACTCGAACTTGGTGTCGGCGATGATAATTCCTCTCGTCAACGCATGGTCGGCGGCCTGCACATAGATCTGCAGCGTCCGGTCGCGCAGCTGGTTGGCGCGCACCGCACCGACCATCTCGATCACCCGGTCAAAGGAGATGTTCTCGTCGTGATCACCCAGTGCGGCTTTGGTCGCCGGGGTGAACAGCGGCTGGGGGAACTTGCTGGCCTCGACCAGCCCCGGCGGCAGCGTGATGCCACAGACCTTGCCGGTCGCCTGATAGTCGAGCAATCCCGAACCGGTCAGATACCCGCGGGCCACACATTCGACCGGCATCATCTCCAGCTGGCGCACCACCAGCGCACGGCCCAGCACCTCGTCCGGAATGCGTGGGTCATCGGGCGGCCCGGCCAAGTGGTTGGGGGCCCCCGTTAGCCCCGAGACGAGGCCGAAGAAGAACACGCTCATCGCGGTCAGGATGCGGCCCTTGTCCGGGATCGTGCTGTCCAGGACGAAGTCGTACGCCGAAATCCGGTCGCTGGCGACCAGCAGCAGATGCTCTTCGTCGACCCGATACAGCTCGCGGACCTTGCCGCTGGCCAGATGCTGGTAGTCGGACAGTGCAGGGCGCATCGGGCCAGCCTATCGGGAACCCCACCCCGACCCCGGAGCTGTGCTGGGATCGAGGTCATGAGATCGCGCTTTCTGCCCTACGCCACCACGCCCGGCCGATTGCTGGCCCAGCTGTTCAGCGACGCGGTCATCGTCGCGTGGACGGCGATCTGGTTGCTCGTCGGCACCGCCGTCTACGACGCCATCTCGACGATCGCCGACGCGGGCCGGCAAGTCGAGGATGGCACCCACAGCATCGCGGGGAACCTGGCCTCCGCGGGGCATGGCGCACAACATATTCCGGTCGTCGGCGACAATGTCAGCAAGCCGCTCACCTCGGCGAGCCAGGCTGCCCTCGACATCGCCAACGCCGTCCACGACCTGGACACCACGGCCAGCTGGCTCGCGGTGCTGCTCGCACTCGCCGTGATCGCTCCCCCAATCCTTATCGCGACCGTGCCATGGCTATACCTGCGGCTGCGGTTCTTCCGGCGCAAATTGACCGTGACAGCCCTGGCCGCCACCCCGGCCGGGGAAGAGTTGCTGGCGCTGCGGGCACTGACAAATCGTTCGCCGGCGAAATTAGCCGCCGTCAGTGCGGATCCGGTCGGGGGCTGGCGGCACCAGGATCCGTTCACGATCCGCGCGCTGGCTGCGCTCGAACTGCGCTCGGCGGGAATCACGATTCGGCGTTAGCTGTGGGCGAGGGAAGACGAACGCCCGCCGCCGCCATCACCGCGGCCAAGGCATCGGGTGACGGCTCGACATCGGCGAGCCGGAACCTCACAATTCCTCGAGTAGTTCCACGACCAAATGCCGGATACCGGTGTGGCGGTTGCTTCGCGTCCATTCGACGGGCGCCACCACCCGCACGGCGCCGAAGCGCGACAACAGCTCTTCGTACAGGACGCGCAACTCCAGGCGCGCCAGATTGGCCCCCAGGCAGTAGTGCACGCCTTGACCGAAGCCCAAGTGCGGATTAGGTTTTCGTGCGATATCGAACTCGTCAGCCCGGTCGAAGACATTGGCGTCGCGATTCGCCGAGCCCTCCCAGATCTGTACCTTCTGTCCGGCTTTGATCGACTGACCGCCGAGGACTACCTCGCGGGTCGCGGTGCGCCGCTTGGACGGCGACGGTGATGTCCACCGCACCATCTCCTCGACCGCCGTCGGCAGCAGGCCGAAATCCGCACGCAGTGCCCGCAATTGGTCTGGGTGCTGCGCCAGCGATAGCAGCCCGCCAGCGACGGCGTTGCGGGTCGTCTCCGCGCCGGCACTGAACAACAGGCTGAAAAACAGATACACCTCGAGATCGGACGGCACCGGTCCGTCCACCTCGTCTTCCGTCGCGTTGGCGACCACCGACAGCATGTCGTCGGTCGGATTGGCGCGTTTCGAGGCGATCAGCTCCTGGCCGTAGTTGTACATCCGCGACCCGGCCGCGGCGTCTCTTTCGGAGGCGGACAACTGCGAAAGCGAGGCCTTGCGCGAGCCGCCGAAGTCGAACTGCGGCTCGATGGCCTCGAACAGCCAATGTCGTTCGGATTCAGGCACTCCCAGCAGGATACAGATCATCTGCATCGGCAGTTCGGCGGCGATGTCGACGAGGAAGTCGAACGGCTCGCCGGGCACCACGTCGTTCAGCAGGCGTCGGGCCCGGGTCCGCAAATCGGCTTCGACAGAGGAGATCATCCGCGGCGTCAGCCCGGAGCTGACCAGCCGCCGAATCTGGGAATGCCGCGGGTCGTCCATCATGTTGAGCACCTGGCCCGCGATGGACAGGTCCTGCAACAGCGTACCGCCGAACGGCCGAGCACCGCCGGTCACCGATGAGTACGTCACCGGGTCCTTCAGCACGGCAAGGGTTTCCGCGTACGTCGCGACCGACCAGAAGCCCTCGCCGTCCGGGGTGTTGTCGGTCGGCTGGTGCCAATAGACGGGCGCCTCGCGCCGGTGCACGGCGAACAACTCATGCGGAAAACCGTTGGCGAAGTTATCCAGATCGGTGAAGTCGATCCCCGAGAGCGCGCCGGCTAGGGTCACAGGATTGCACCCGGAGTGTATTTGGCTGCGTCCGGATAGCGGCCCACCAGCGAATCGACCATCGCGGCAACCTCATCGACCTGGTCGCCGGCGGCGCCGGTAAAGGCTTTCTTGTCCGCCAGCGCGGCATCGAGCGCCGCACGATCCAGCGGCAGGCGCTCGTCGGCGGCCAACCGGTCCAGCAGATCGGGCTCGGCGCCGCGTTCCCGCATCGCCAATGCCGTTGCCACCGCGTGTTCGCGGATCACATGATGCGCGGCCTCGCGCCCCACGCCGGCCCGCACCGCCGCGATCAACACCTTGGTAGTGGCCAGGAACGGCAAATAACGATCCAGCTCCCGCTCGATCACCGCCGGGTAGGCGCCGAACTCGTCCAGCACCGTCAAGAATGTCTCGATCTGGCCGTCGATAGCAAAGAAGCTGTCCGGCAGGGCAACTCGGCGTACCACCGAGCAGAAGACGTCCCCCTCGTTCCACTGCGCCCCGGCCAGCTCGGCGGCCATCGAGGCATACCCGCGCAGCACTACCTGCAGCCCATTGACCCGTTCGCAGCTGCGGGTGTTCATCTTGTGCGGCATCGCCGAGGAACCAACCTGCCCCTCGGCGAACCCTTCGGTCACGAGTTCGTGCCCCGCCATCAGCCGGATGGTCTGGGCCAGCGACGACGGGCCGGCACCCAGCTGCACCAGCGCGGAGAGCACGTCGTGATCCAGCGACCGCGGATACACCTGGCCGACGCTGGTGAGAACGGTTGCAAAACCTAGGAATTCAGCTACGCGCCGCTCGAGCTCGCTCAGCTTCACCGGGTCGCCGTCGAGCAGGTCGAGCATGTCCTGCGAGGTGCCCATCGGACCCTTGATCCCGCGCAGCGGGTAACGGTCGATCAACTCGCGCAGCCTGGTCAACGCGACCAACGTCTCCTGGGCCGCGGACGCGAACCGCTTGCCCAGCGTGGTGGCCTGCGCGGCGACGTTGTGGCTGCGCCCGGCCATCACCAGATCGCGATAGGCCACCGCGCGCTCAGCCAGCCGCGCGACCACCGCCACCGCATGGGAGAAAACCAGTTCCAGCGAACGTCGGATCTGCAGCTGCTCGACGTTCTCGGTCAGATCGCGACTGGTCATCCCCTTGTGCACATGCTCGTGACCGGCCAGCGCGTTGAATTCCTCGATGCGGGCCTTGACGTCGTGCCGCAGCACCCGTTCGCGCGCCGCGATCGAAGCCAGGTCGACATCCTCGAGCACTCGCTCGTAGTCGGCAACCGCTTCCTCGGGCACGGGAACACCGAGTTCCGTCTGGGCCCGCAGCACCGCCAGCCATAGCCGCCGCTCCGCGACGACCTTGGCCTCCGGCGACCAGATCCCGACCATGTCGGCGCTGGCGTACCGGGCGGCCAGCACATTCGGAATGCTCACCGGGTCAGCTTATCGACCGCGAGACTGCGACTGGCAACGCATTTCCGCCAGTAACGGCGTCGGCGATTACAGTCTCGCGGCATGTACTACGTCGGCGTCGACCTCGCGTGGGGCATCCGCAACCCGACCGGTATCGCCGTCGTCGACTCCGGCGGCTGCCTGGTCAGCGCCGGCGCGGTCCGAGACGACGACGAAATCCTGGTGGCGTTGCGCCCGTACGTGCAGGGCGATTGCGTGATCGGCTTCGACGCACCGCTGGTCGTGAACAACCGCACCGGCCAGCGCCCGGCCGAGACCGCGCTCAACCGCGATTTCCGCAGGTTCGAAGCCGGCGCACATCCGGCCAACACCGGAAAACCCGAATTCGCCAACGGGCCGCGCGGGGCGCGGCTGGCCGCGGCGCTGAGCCTCGACATGAATCCACACTCCACCACGGTGCGGCGCGCGATCGAGGTCTACCCGCACGCGGCGACCGTCGCGTTGTTCCGGCTGGAACGGACCTTGAAATACAAGGCCAAGCCCGGCCGCACCGTGGAGCGGCTCAAATCCGAGTTGCTGCTGCTGATGGACGGGGTCGAGCGGCTTGCCGACACCGACGTGCCGATGCGCGTCGCCGATCACCCCGGCTGGGTCGCGCTGCGCAACCAGGTGACCAGCGCGCAGCGCAAGAGCGAGCTGCGTCGCGCCGAGGACCCGGTCGACGCCGTGGTCTGCGCCTATGTGGCGCTATACGCCCAGCGCTGCCCGGACCGCATCACGATTTACGGGGACGTGGCCAGCGGATACATCGTCACGCCGTCCCTGCCTGCCGGGCTGACCAGGCCATAACGGTCAGATCCGGACCGGTCGCTCGTCGATGGGTGCCAGCACGTCGATGATGTCGATCACCGTTCCCATTGCCGCGGTACGCGGATCGCGCCCCTCGACCAGCGCGGAGACCACCGAGCCGTCGACCGCGCAGATCAAGGTGCAGATCAGCTCGATGCGCACGGCTCGGCCGGATCGCTCGATCGCCTCGGCGACCGCATCGGCGCGCTGACGCAGGCTGCGGCGCATGGTTTCGCGCAACGCGGTCAGGCGGGTGCAGGCGATGTTGCGCTCGTATCGCGAAATCAGCTGCTCGACGAGGGTCTGATCGGAGAGGTCACCCACCAAAAGGTCGACCAGTACCTCGGCGGTGGTCTCGGGCCCGCGGCGCCGGCGGGACAGCGCGTTGACCCGCGCTCGCAGCTGCGCAACCTCGATCATCGCGATGTGTTCGACCGCGCGCGCGATCAAATCGTCCAGGGACGAGAAGTAATAGGTAGTGGACGCCAAGGGCAGACCGGCACGCTGCGCGACCGCTCGGTGCCGCACCGCTTCGAACCCGCCTTCGGCAAGCAGCTCGGCGGCGGCGCTCACCAGCGCATACCGTCGACGTTCTCCTTTCGGAGTAACCGCTGCAGTCACGAGTAGCCATCGTGCCAGCCAAAGTGGTACTGCATTGCCATTTCCGCTAAACGGCCCGCCAGACGGACATGGCATGATGGCCCGCATGCCCGACTTGAGCCGCCGCGCGGTGCTCAGTCTTGGTGCCAGCGCGGCGATAGGAGCAGCGGGCGCGTTTGCGCTCGACAACCTATTACACACCAGAACAACTCGCAGCATCCCGGTTTCGAGCGCCAGCACGCAGGTTCCGTTGGCGCCGTCGACCGCGCCGCTGGAACCGACTCCTCCCGGGGACCCGGCCCCGACGATGACAACGGGTGCTTTCACCTCCGCGGCGCGGGGCGGGATATCGACCAACTGGGCGATCGCCCGACCACCGGGACAGACCAAGGCACTGCGTCCGGTTATCGCCCTGCACGGCAAGGGCAGTGATGCGGCCACGGTGATGGCCGGCGGTGTCGAGCAGGGTCTGGCCCAGGCCGTCAATGCGGGTCTACCGCCGTTCGCGGTCGTCGCCGTCGACGGTGGCGGCGGCTACTGGCACAAGCGGTCATCGGGCGAAGACTCCGGTGCGATGGTGCTGAGCGAGCTGATTCCGATGCTGGACAGCCAGCGGCTGGACACCTCGCGGGTGGCATTCCTGGGCTGGTCGATGGGTGGGTACGGCGCACTGCTGCTGGGTGGCCGGCTCGGACCCGCGCGCACCGCGGCGATCTGCGCGGTGAGCCCGGCGCTGTGGATGTCATCCGGTGCGGCCGCACCCGGCGCTTTCGACGGCCCCGACGACTTCGCGGCGAATTCGGTGTTCGGAATGCCCGCGCTGGCGTCCATACCGATCCGCATCGACTGCGGTGACAGCGATCCGTTCTACGACGCGACCAAGCAGTTCATCGCCCAGCTGCCCAACCCGCCCGCGGGTGGTTTCTCGCCCGGCGGCCACAACCCGGCGTTCTGGAGCTCGCAGCTGCCGGCCGAACTGACCTGGATGGCACCACTGCTGACGGCCTAGCGTCGGCCGCGAATGTAACGTCACGGTGGGAGTTCCCGGCGAAAATCGCGGCAGCGTTACGCTCGCGTGGGTGAGCACGCCCTTCGACTGGAACTTCCCGTACGCCTGGCCACGAAAGCCCGTCCTGGGCCACAACGTCGTGTGCACGTCGCAGCCACTTGCCGCCCAGGCCGGTCTTCGGATGCTCGCCGAGGGCGGTAGTGCGGCCGACGCGGCCGTCGCCACCGCCATCACGCTGACCGTGGTGGAGCCGGTGTCTAACGGCATCGGTTCGGATGCCTTCGCCATCGTCTGGGACGGCACGCAGTTGCACGGACTGAACGCATCCGGTCGTTCGCCTGCAGCGTGGACGCCGGAGTACTTCGGCGGCAACGGTGTTCCCGTGCTGGGCTGGAATTCGGTGACCGTGCCGGGGGCGGTGTCGGCCTGGGTCGAGTTGCACGCCAAGTTCGGCAAACTCCCCTTCGAGCGGCTCTTCGCGCCGGCGATCTCCTACGGCCGCAACGGCTTTCCGGTATCACCCACGATCGCGGAGCAATGGGCCGCCCAAGTGCCGCTGTTCGAATCGCAGCCGGGCTTCGCAGAGGCGTTTCTGCCCGACGGGCGGGCACCGAAACCCGGTGAGCGCGTACGGCTTCCCGAGCACGCTGCCACCCTCGAAAAGATCGCCGCCACCAACGGGGAGGCGCTCTATCGCGGCGACCTGGCGGCCCGACTCGAGGCGCACGCTGCGGCGAACGGCGGGGTATTGCGGGCCACCGACCTCGCCGGCCACCGCGCGGACTGGGTGGGCACGATCAGCGGAACCTACCGCGGCTTCACCGTCCACGAGATACCGCCCAACGGCCAAGGCATCGTGGCGTTGATCGCGCTAGGAATCCTGGAGCAGTTCGACATGTCTTCGCTGCCAGTCGATTCCGCCGACAGCGTGCACCTGCAGATCGAAGCCCTCAAGCTGGCTTTCGCCGACGCGCAAGCCTACGTCTCCGACATCGACCACATGACGACGCGCCCCGAGGACCTGCTGGACACTGAGTACCTGAAGCAGCGGGCCGCACTGATCGACCGCAATCGGGCCAAGCCCGCATCGGCGGGTACCCCTGCCGGGGGCACCGTCTATCTCACCGCCGCCGACGCGTCGGGCGTGATGGTGTCGATGATCCAGTCGAACTACCTGGGGTTCGGCTCCGGCGTGGTAGTGCCGGGCACCGGAATCTCACTGCAGAACCGCGGAGCGGGTTTCGTTGCGAATCAAGGACATCCGAACCAGGTCGGGCCGAACAAGCGGCCTTACCAGACGATCATTCCGGGCTTTGTCACCAAGGACGGCGCGCCCGTGATGAGCTTCGGGGTGATG from the Mycobacterium lentiflavum genome contains:
- a CDS encoding cytochrome P450; this translates as MTLAGALSGIDFTDLDNFANGFPHELFAVHRREAPVYWHQPTDNTPDGEGFWSVATYAETLAVLKDPVTYSSVTGGARPFGGTLLQDLSIAGQVLNMMDDPRHSQIRRLVSSGLTPRMISSVEADLRTRARRLLNDVVPGEPFDFLVDIAAELPMQMICILLGVPESERHWLFEAIEPQFDFGGSRKASLSQLSASERDAAAGSRMYNYGQELIASKRANPTDDMLSVVANATEDEVDGPVPSDLEVYLFFSLLFSAGAETTRNAVAGGLLSLAQHPDQLRALRADFGLLPTAVEEMVRWTSPSPSKRRTATREVVLGGQSIKAGQKVQIWEGSANRDANVFDRADEFDIARKPNPHLGFGQGVHYCLGANLARLELRVLYEELLSRFGAVRVVAPVEWTRSNRHTGIRHLVVELLEEL
- a CDS encoding gamma-glutamyltransferase family protein, whose amino-acid sequence is MSTPFDWNFPYAWPRKPVLGHNVVCTSQPLAAQAGLRMLAEGGSAADAAVATAITLTVVEPVSNGIGSDAFAIVWDGTQLHGLNASGRSPAAWTPEYFGGNGVPVLGWNSVTVPGAVSAWVELHAKFGKLPFERLFAPAISYGRNGFPVSPTIAEQWAAQVPLFESQPGFAEAFLPDGRAPKPGERVRLPEHAATLEKIAATNGEALYRGDLAARLEAHAAANGGVLRATDLAGHRADWVGTISGTYRGFTVHEIPPNGQGIVALIALGILEQFDMSSLPVDSADSVHLQIEALKLAFADAQAYVSDIDHMTTRPEDLLDTEYLKQRAALIDRNRAKPASAGTPAGGTVYLTAADASGVMVSMIQSNYLGFGSGVVVPGTGISLQNRGAGFVANQGHPNQVGPNKRPYQTIIPGFVTKDGAPVMSFGVMGGPMQPQGHVQVLVRIADYGQNPQAACDGPRFRWVQGMQVSCEQGFAPSTLDELRERGHDLLAVDDYNAFGSCQAIWRLDDGYLAASDPRRDGQATAF
- the purB gene encoding adenylosuccinate lyase, with amino-acid sequence MSIPNVLAARYASADMVGIWSPEAKVVAERRLWLAVLRAQTELGVPVPEEAVADYERVLEDVDLASIAARERVLRHDVKARIEEFNALAGHEHVHKGMTSRDLTENVEQLQIRRSLELVFSHAVAVVARLAERAVAYRDLVMAGRSHNVAAQATTLGKRFASAAQETLVALTRLRELIDRYPLRGIKGPMGTSQDMLDLLDGDPVKLSELERRVAEFLGFATVLTSVGQVYPRSLDHDVLSALVQLGAGPSSLAQTIRLMAGHELVTEGFAEGQVGSSAMPHKMNTRSCERVNGLQVVLRGYASMAAELAGAQWNEGDVFCSVVRRVALPDSFFAIDGQIETFLTVLDEFGAYPAVIERELDRYLPFLATTKVLIAAVRAGVGREAAHHVIREHAVATALAMRERGAEPDLLDRLAADERLPLDRAALDAALADKKAFTGAAGDQVDEVAAMVDSLVGRYPDAAKYTPGAIL
- a CDS encoding phosphoribosylaminoimidazolesuccinocarboxamide synthase; this encodes MRPALSDYQHLASGKVRELYRVDEEHLLLVASDRISAYDFVLDSTIPDKGRILTAMSVFFFGLVSGLTGAPNHLAGPPDDPRIPDEVLGRALVVRQLEMMPVECVARGYLTGSGLLDYQATGKVCGITLPPGLVEASKFPQPLFTPATKAALGDHDENISFDRVIEMVGAVRANQLRDRTLQIYVQAADHALTRGIIIADTKFEFGTDRDGNLLLADEIFTPDSSRYWPAEDYRVGVVQTSFDKQFVRNWLTSPASGWDRYGTEPPPPLPDDIVAATRDRYINAYERISGLSFGDWIGPAA
- a CDS encoding DUF429 domain-containing protein; translated protein: MYYVGVDLAWGIRNPTGIAVVDSGGCLVSAGAVRDDDEILVALRPYVQGDCVIGFDAPLVVNNRTGQRPAETALNRDFRRFEAGAHPANTGKPEFANGPRGARLAAALSLDMNPHSTTVRRAIEVYPHAATVALFRLERTLKYKAKPGRTVERLKSELLLLMDGVERLADTDVPMRVADHPGWVALRNQVTSAQRKSELRRAEDPVDAVVCAYVALYAQRCPDRITIYGDVASGYIVTPSLPAGLTRP
- a CDS encoding S9 family peptidase, with the translated sequence MTAAGTPPIAKRIDTIREHHGDVFVDPYEWLREKSNPEVISYLEAENDYVDQALVHLEPLRQKIFDEIKARTKETDLSVPTRQGDWWYYSRTFEGKQYRVQCRCPVSNPDDWDPPVLDENTEIPGEQVLLDSNEEADGHDFFALGAALVSLDANLLAYSVDVIGDERYTLRFKDLRTGEKYPDEIADIAGAVTWAADNRTVYYLTLDDAHRPDKVWRYRLGSTEPAELVYHEADERFWLGAGLSRSEAYVFIASGSSITSEVRYADAADPQAEFTVVLPRREGVEYSVEHAVVGGQDRFLILHNDGAVNFTLTEAPVSDPTQQRTLVAHRDDVRLEAADAFAGHLVISYRRAALPRIQLWPIGSDGEYGEPEEIAFDSELMSSGLGGNPNWVSPKLRIRAGSLVTPLRVYDVDLGTGERTLLREQPVLGDYRPSDYVERRDWAVASDGTRIPVSIVHRAGLEFPAPTLIYGYGAYEICTDPTFSIARLSLLDRGMVFVIAHVRGGGEMGRLWYEHGKLLEKKNTFTDFVAAAQHLVDSGVTRPRELVALGGSAGGLLMGAVANLAPDLFAGILAQVPFVDPLTTILDPSLPLTVTEWDEWGNPLSDSEVYSYMKSYSPYENVETKNYPAILAMTSLNDTRVYYVEPAKWVAALRYANAGGNRVLLKTQMAAGHGGVSGRYRGWQETAFQYAWLLAAADGDRYGEEDDLGGDAQG
- a CDS encoding alpha/beta hydrolase-fold protein, with translation MMARMPDLSRRAVLSLGASAAIGAAGAFALDNLLHTRTTRSIPVSSASTQVPLAPSTAPLEPTPPGDPAPTMTTGAFTSAARGGISTNWAIARPPGQTKALRPVIALHGKGSDAATVMAGGVEQGLAQAVNAGLPPFAVVAVDGGGGYWHKRSSGEDSGAMVLSELIPMLDSQRLDTSRVAFLGWSMGGYGALLLGGRLGPARTAAICAVSPALWMSSGAAAPGAFDGPDDFAANSVFGMPALASIPIRIDCGDSDPFYDATKQFIAQLPNPPAGGFSPGGHNPAFWSSQLPAELTWMAPLLTA
- a CDS encoding TetR/AcrR family transcriptional regulator, encoding MTAAVTPKGERRRYALVSAAAELLAEGGFEAVRHRAVAQRAGLPLASTTYYFSSLDDLIARAVEHIAMIEVAQLRARVNALSRRRRGPETTAEVLVDLLVGDLSDQTLVEQLISRYERNIACTRLTALRETMRRSLRQRADAVAEAIERSGRAVRIELICTLICAVDGSVVSALVEGRDPRTAAMGTVIDIIDVLAPIDERPVRI